One stretch of Paenibacillus sp. FSL R5-0341 DNA includes these proteins:
- the prmA gene encoding 50S ribosomal protein L11 methyltransferase, whose amino-acid sequence MLWHELTIHTTEEAVEMISNFLHEAGAGGVSIEESGTLNKKRDTTYGELYDVPLNDIPEGFAVIKGYFSEGTDMVALQSEVHPRIEELSEFGIDTGEVRYETRTVDENDWATAWKQYFKPVRVSERLTIKPTWEEYTPESPDEKIIELDPGMAFGTGTHPTTSLCLRTLETVIKGGEEVIDVGTGSGILAIGAIKLGAKHVLALDLDPVAVISARENVELNGLEQQITVKESDLLSVLGSQDPALGVQLPVKVVVANILAEIILLFVDDVYNALESGGTYIVSGIWKNKEQVVHDALVASGFEVSAIHRDEDWLAFVARKG is encoded by the coding sequence ATGTTATGGCATGAACTAACAATACATACCACAGAAGAAGCTGTGGAGATGATTTCGAATTTTTTACATGAAGCGGGTGCTGGAGGGGTTTCGATTGAAGAGTCCGGTACTTTAAATAAAAAACGGGACACAACGTATGGTGAGTTATACGACGTTCCTTTGAATGATATTCCTGAAGGCTTTGCGGTCATCAAAGGGTACTTCTCCGAAGGTACGGATATGGTTGCACTGCAGTCCGAAGTTCATCCGAGAATTGAGGAACTCTCTGAATTTGGAATTGATACAGGTGAGGTTCGTTATGAGACGCGTACAGTGGATGAAAATGACTGGGCAACAGCCTGGAAGCAATATTTCAAGCCGGTACGTGTATCGGAACGTCTGACGATCAAACCAACGTGGGAGGAGTATACGCCTGAAAGTCCGGATGAGAAAATCATTGAGCTTGATCCAGGCATGGCTTTTGGTACAGGAACACATCCAACGACCTCTCTCTGCTTGCGCACACTGGAAACGGTTATTAAGGGCGGCGAGGAAGTTATTGACGTAGGTACAGGTTCGGGTATTTTGGCTATCGGAGCTATAAAACTTGGGGCAAAACATGTGCTGGCGCTCGATCTTGATCCGGTTGCGGTAATCAGTGCCAGGGAGAATGTGGAACTGAATGGGCTGGAGCAACAAATTACGGTTAAAGAGAGTGATCTGTTGTCCGTCCTCGGGAGTCAGGACCCTGCGCTTGGTGTGCAACTGCCAGTTAAGGTTGTCGTGGCGAACATTCTGGCTGAGATCATTTTGTTATTCGTAGATGATGTCTATAATGCGCTTGAGTCTGGTGGTACCTATATTGTATCGGGCATTTGGAAGAACAAAGAGCAGGTTGTGCATGATGCACTGGTAGCCTCAGGGTTTGAAGTGAGTGCGATCCACCGTGATGAGGATTGGCTGGCGTTTGTAGCCAGAAAGGGGTAA
- the dnaK gene encoding molecular chaperone DnaK, which translates to MSKVIGIDLGTTNSCVAVMEGGEAVVIPNPEGARTTPSVVGFKKDGERVVGETAKRQAITNPDRTIMSIKRHMGTSHKETIDSKDYSAQEISAIILQKLKSDAEAYLGQTVTQAVITVPAYFNDSQRQATKDAGKIAGLEVLRIVNEPTAAALAYGMEKSEDQTILVYDLGGGTFDVSILELGDGFFEVKATSGDNQLGGDDFDQVIIDYLVSEFKKDQGIDLSKDKAAVQRLKDAAEKAKKELSGVLTTTISLPFITVADGVPQHLELNLSRAKFEEISEGLVERTLEPTRRALSDAGMTANDIDKIVLVGGSTRIPAVQEAIKKLTGKEPHKGVNPDEVVALGAAVQAGVLTGDVKDVVLLDVTPLSLGIETAGGVFTKMIERNTTIPTSKSQVFSTYADNQPSVEIHVLQGEREMAAGNKSLGRFMLGDIPPAPRGVPQIEVSFDIDANGIVNVSATDKGTNKTQKITITSSSGLSDAEVEQMMKDAELHAEEDKKRRELVEAKNSADQLIYSVDKTIKDLGEKADAGEVEKANAAKEKLQGVLASDNLEDIKAATEELTEIVQQLSVKLYEQAQAQEQEAQGAEEQQGSAKRDNVVDADYEVVDEDKKQN; encoded by the coding sequence ATGAGCAAAGTAATCGGTATTGACTTAGGAACAACAAACTCATGCGTAGCAGTAATGGAAGGCGGCGAGGCTGTCGTAATTCCAAATCCGGAGGGCGCACGTACAACTCCATCCGTAGTCGGTTTCAAAAAAGATGGAGAGCGTGTTGTTGGTGAAACAGCAAAACGTCAAGCCATCACAAATCCGGATCGTACCATCATGTCGATCAAACGTCACATGGGTACTTCCCACAAGGAAACAATCGATAGCAAAGACTACTCTGCACAAGAGATCTCTGCAATCATCCTGCAAAAATTGAAATCCGATGCTGAAGCTTATCTGGGTCAAACGGTAACTCAAGCAGTTATCACAGTACCAGCTTACTTCAATGACAGTCAGCGTCAAGCAACTAAAGATGCGGGTAAAATTGCAGGTCTGGAAGTTCTGCGTATCGTCAACGAGCCAACAGCAGCAGCTTTGGCATACGGTATGGAGAAATCCGAAGACCAAACGATTCTCGTATATGACCTGGGCGGCGGTACGTTCGACGTATCCATTCTTGAACTGGGTGATGGCTTCTTCGAAGTTAAAGCAACTAGCGGGGACAACCAACTGGGCGGCGATGACTTTGACCAAGTGATTATCGATTACCTCGTAAGTGAATTCAAAAAAGATCAAGGCATTGACTTGAGTAAAGATAAAGCAGCGGTTCAACGTTTGAAAGATGCAGCGGAAAAAGCGAAAAAAGAACTTTCCGGCGTATTGACTACAACGATCTCCTTGCCGTTCATCACAGTCGCTGATGGTGTTCCTCAGCATTTGGAGTTGAACCTGAGCCGTGCGAAATTTGAAGAAATCTCTGAAGGTCTGGTTGAGCGTACGCTTGAACCAACTCGTCGTGCATTGAGCGATGCGGGTATGACAGCTAACGATATCGACAAGATCGTATTGGTTGGTGGTTCCACACGTATTCCAGCTGTACAAGAAGCGATCAAAAAACTGACGGGTAAAGAGCCTCACAAAGGCGTTAACCCAGATGAAGTTGTAGCTTTGGGTGCTGCTGTACAAGCGGGCGTACTGACAGGTGATGTGAAAGACGTTGTATTGCTTGACGTAACTCCATTGTCCCTGGGTATCGAAACAGCGGGTGGCGTATTCACTAAAATGATCGAGCGTAACACAACGATCCCTACAAGCAAATCTCAAGTGTTCTCCACATATGCAGACAATCAACCAAGTGTTGAGATTCATGTTCTGCAAGGTGAGCGTGAGATGGCAGCGGGTAACAAATCGCTTGGACGTTTCATGTTGGGTGATATTCCACCAGCTCCACGTGGCGTTCCACAAATCGAAGTTAGCTTCGATATTGATGCCAACGGTATCGTTAACGTATCTGCAACAGATAAAGGTACAAACAAAACTCAAAAAATCACAATCACTTCTTCCAGCGGTTTGAGCGATGCTGAAGTTGAGCAAATGATGAAAGATGCTGAGTTGCACGCTGAAGAAGATAAAAAACGCAGAGAACTCGTTGAAGCGAAAAACAGTGCAGATCAACTGATCTACTCTGTTGACAAAACGATCAAAGATCTTGGCGAAAAAGCAGACGCTGGCGAAGTTGAAAAAGCGAATGCAGCTAAAGAAAAACTGCAAGGCGTTCTGGCTTCCGACAACTTGGAGGATATCAAAGCTGCTACAGAAGAACTGACAGAGATCGTTCAACAATTGTCTGTAAAACTGTATGAGCAAGCACAGGCGCAAGAGCAAGAAGCACAAGGTGCTGAAGAGCAACAAGGTTCTGCAAAACGTGACAACGTCGTAGACGCTGATTACGAAGTTGTGGATGAAGATAAAAAACAAAACTAA
- a CDS encoding Na/Pi symporter, translating to MFRDVILPLLYGLIIFFGGMKLMETALQRMAGPMLAGWLNRATSAPWKGMAFSAGATALLQSSTAVTVLTIGLANARLITYGRTLGIILGTNIGTCLTTELVGLQIGRASLPLLVLSLTGWATFVVLGERNLAAPKRTRQTLFNIQYSFLATAGFALVMTGIQVMQSIALPLRSMGVFQWFLDRSADSLWWGFLAGACLTALIHSSAAVISMAITLAATGVLPVEIGIAIVIGSNVGTCITAVIAAAGGASAGKFVAASHVVLNIAGALLFMPLIGQLHAASAWLSADNGAQIAHAQTLFNITSSLLALPFCYLPIWHKKPPVHAPAAKSPVA from the coding sequence ATGTTTAGAGATGTGATATTGCCCTTACTCTATGGGCTTATTATCTTTTTTGGTGGCATGAAGTTAATGGAGACCGCCTTGCAACGCATGGCTGGGCCCATGTTGGCAGGTTGGCTCAATCGTGCTACCTCTGCTCCATGGAAAGGCATGGCCTTCAGCGCGGGTGCAACGGCCCTGTTGCAGAGCAGTACTGCGGTCACGGTACTCACCATTGGACTGGCTAATGCCAGATTAATTACCTATGGACGCACACTCGGCATCATCCTCGGCACCAACATCGGGACATGTCTGACGACGGAGCTGGTAGGACTGCAGATCGGACGTGCTTCCCTACCGCTACTCGTCCTGTCGCTGACGGGCTGGGCCACGTTTGTTGTACTTGGTGAACGTAATCTGGCCGCTCCTAAACGCACGCGCCAGACTCTGTTTAATATCCAGTACAGCTTCCTCGCGACTGCTGGATTTGCACTCGTCATGACAGGCATTCAGGTGATGCAATCCATTGCCTTACCCTTACGGAGCATGGGCGTGTTTCAATGGTTTCTCGACCGCTCAGCCGACAGCTTGTGGTGGGGCTTCCTGGCAGGTGCCTGTCTGACAGCGCTCATTCACAGTAGCGCGGCTGTCATTAGCATGGCGATTACGCTCGCAGCCACAGGGGTATTGCCTGTGGAGATCGGCATCGCCATTGTGATCGGGTCCAACGTGGGGACCTGCATCACCGCCGTGATCGCTGCCGCGGGCGGAGCATCCGCAGGCAAATTTGTCGCAGCCTCCCATGTTGTATTAAACATTGCGGGAGCGCTGCTGTTTATGCCGCTGATCGGCCAGCTGCATGCAGCTTCGGCCTGGCTGTCAGCGGACAACGGGGCACAGATTGCGCATGCCCAGACCCTTTTTAACATCACCAGTTCACTACTTGCTTTACCATTCTGTTACTTGCCAATCTGGCACAAAAAACCACCGGTCCACGCCCCCGCGGCGAAGTCACCCGTGGCTTGA
- the mtaB gene encoding tRNA (N(6)-L-threonylcarbamoyladenosine(37)-C(2))-methylthiotransferase MtaB: MPSVAFYTLGCKVNFYDTEAIWQLFKNEGYDQVDFDEQTADVYLINTCTVTNTGDKKSRQIIRRAIRRNPEAIVAVTGCYAQTSPGEILDIPGVDLVIGTQDRDKILPYVNEIQESRQPVNAVRNIMKTRVFEEMDVPDFADRTRAFLKIQDGCNNFCTFCIIPWSRGLSRSREANSIVQQAHQLVHAGYKEIVLTGIHTGGYGDDMENYDLTDLLWDLDKVEGLERIRISSIEASQIDDRMLDVIKRSDKLVRHFHIPLQAGDDTVLKRMRRKYTTEEFYNKMFRIREAMPDVAITTDIIVGFPGETDEMYRNGYELMRKIGFSEMHVFPYSKRTGTPAARMEDQVDEEVKNARVHELIDLSEQMQLEYAEQFVGQVLDVIPEGEAKGREGSGKLHGYSDNYIQLVFDGTMDMVGKVCRVKVVEAGVNESQATLVRVLEENLKSAAM; encoded by the coding sequence ATGCCATCCGTGGCGTTTTACACCTTAGGCTGCAAAGTTAATTTCTATGATACAGAGGCGATTTGGCAATTGTTCAAAAACGAAGGATACGATCAAGTGGACTTTGACGAACAGACAGCGGATGTATACTTGATTAATACTTGTACAGTAACCAATACCGGCGACAAAAAGAGCCGTCAAATTATTCGTCGTGCCATTCGGCGCAACCCGGAGGCAATTGTGGCCGTTACAGGCTGCTATGCGCAGACTTCTCCGGGAGAGATTCTGGACATCCCTGGCGTGGATCTGGTCATCGGTACACAGGACCGTGACAAGATTTTGCCATATGTCAATGAAATTCAGGAGTCACGTCAACCCGTTAACGCGGTGCGTAATATTATGAAAACCCGTGTATTTGAAGAGATGGACGTACCGGATTTTGCTGATCGTACCCGCGCTTTCCTGAAGATTCAGGATGGTTGCAATAACTTCTGTACATTCTGCATTATTCCGTGGTCTCGTGGTCTCTCACGCAGCCGGGAAGCGAACAGCATCGTTCAACAGGCGCATCAACTCGTACACGCCGGATACAAGGAGATTGTTCTGACTGGTATTCATACAGGTGGGTATGGGGATGACATGGAGAACTATGATCTGACCGATCTGCTGTGGGATTTGGATAAAGTAGAGGGTCTGGAGCGTATTCGAATCAGCTCGATTGAAGCGAGTCAGATCGATGACCGCATGCTCGACGTGATCAAACGTTCGGACAAACTCGTCCGTCACTTCCATATTCCGCTGCAAGCGGGGGATGATACGGTGTTGAAACGCATGCGTCGCAAATATACGACAGAAGAGTTCTACAACAAAATGTTTCGCATTCGGGAAGCGATGCCAGATGTAGCGATTACGACTGACATTATTGTTGGATTTCCGGGTGAGACCGATGAGATGTATCGTAATGGCTATGAATTGATGCGGAAAATCGGTTTCTCCGAAATGCACGTATTTCCTTATTCCAAGCGTACGGGGACACCAGCAGCACGAATGGAAGATCAGGTGGACGAAGAGGTCAAAAATGCACGTGTGCATGAACTGATTGACTTGTCGGAGCAGATGCAGCTGGAGTACGCTGAGCAGTTTGTCGGACAGGTACTGGATGTCATTCCTGAAGGTGAAGCCAAAGGCCGCGAGGGAAGTGGCAAGCTGCACGGTTATAGCGACAACTACATTCAGCTGGTCTTTGACGGAACCATGGATATGGTCGGTAAAGTGTGCCGAGTCAAGGTGGTTGAAGCTGGCGTCAATGAGAGTCAGGCTACGCTGGTACGTGTGTTGGAAGAGAATCTGAAGTCCGCCGCGATGTAA
- a CDS encoding YfhD family protein: MAEHERPGKILTKTEKMKRLQSAKNEDVEFSAEAADHEDIEALRRSEAADRRQGRELHD; encoded by the coding sequence ATGGCAGAACATGAACGTCCAGGCAAGATTCTCACGAAAACGGAAAAGATGAAACGATTGCAGTCCGCTAAAAATGAGGACGTGGAATTCAGCGCTGAAGCTGCGGATCATGAGGATATCGAAGCACTACGCCGCAGTGAAGCGGCTGATCGACGTCAGGGACGGGAGCTTCATGACTGA
- a CDS encoding RsmE family RNA methyltransferase, with protein MQRYFVSAEQFNEHAVIITGDDARHIGKVMRGKPGDKLIVSDGNSREALVEIETIEAGQVTANIVESLVMDHEARIRVTVAQSLPKGDKMETVIQRCTEIGAVSFVPFLSERTIVQYDAKKEGKRLERWRKIAKEAAEQSHRNRIPSVEQPLSWKGLLSSFEGYSLVCYCYEKENGKQLRDALKPFVEQLAPGASAEVLIVVGPEGGFSEKETAEADQAGAVSVGLGKRILRAETAGMAALTCVLYESGEMGGM; from the coding sequence ATGCAGCGATATTTTGTATCTGCAGAACAGTTTAATGAACACGCTGTGATTATCACAGGTGATGATGCACGCCATATCGGCAAGGTTATGCGTGGTAAGCCTGGAGATAAACTGATTGTCAGTGACGGAAACTCCAGAGAAGCACTCGTGGAGATTGAGACCATTGAAGCTGGCCAAGTGACGGCCAATATTGTAGAGTCACTGGTTATGGACCATGAAGCGCGGATTCGTGTAACCGTGGCACAGAGTTTACCCAAAGGTGACAAGATGGAAACAGTCATCCAGAGATGTACTGAGATCGGGGCGGTATCATTTGTACCCTTCCTATCAGAACGTACGATTGTGCAATATGATGCCAAGAAAGAAGGCAAACGGTTGGAGCGGTGGCGGAAAATTGCCAAGGAAGCTGCCGAACAGAGTCACCGGAATCGCATTCCATCCGTTGAGCAGCCACTTTCCTGGAAAGGGCTGTTATCTTCTTTTGAGGGCTATAGCCTGGTATGTTATTGTTATGAGAAAGAAAACGGTAAACAGCTGAGAGATGCGCTGAAACCGTTTGTTGAACAGCTTGCACCTGGTGCGAGTGCAGAAGTATTGATCGTTGTTGGACCGGAAGGTGGATTTTCTGAGAAGGAGACGGCAGAAGCTGATCAGGCAGGTGCTGTATCTGTTGGACTGGGCAAACGCATTTTGCGTGCTGAGACAGCTGGAATGGCAGCACTAACTTGCGTGCTATATGAATCCGGAGAAATGGGAGGAATGTAA
- the grpE gene encoding nucleotide exchange factor GrpE, translated as MLKEEQSFTEEQEVTAAEQEPVNEAGAAEAQAEEIADQEQDELARLKAEAEEQQQRYVRAQADFDNFRRRTQKEKEELAKYASMKLVTELVPVIDNFERAMATVPEGTESESFSKGIQMIFRQLETVMTNEGLTAMESVGQPFNPEFHQAIMQVESDEYEEGIVVEEVQKGYMLKDKVLRPAMVKVSS; from the coding sequence ATCTTGAAAGAGGAGCAATCATTTACAGAAGAACAAGAAGTAACAGCAGCTGAGCAGGAGCCTGTCAATGAAGCTGGCGCTGCAGAAGCACAAGCTGAAGAAATCGCTGATCAGGAGCAGGATGAGCTTGCACGTCTGAAGGCAGAGGCTGAGGAGCAACAGCAGCGTTATGTCCGTGCACAAGCTGATTTTGACAACTTCCGTCGTCGTACACAGAAGGAAAAAGAAGAATTGGCTAAATACGCTTCGATGAAGCTGGTCACCGAACTGGTACCGGTTATTGATAACTTCGAGCGCGCCATGGCTACTGTACCGGAAGGAACAGAGTCCGAATCTTTCTCCAAAGGCATCCAAATGATTTTCCGTCAATTGGAAACTGTGATGACGAATGAAGGACTGACAGCAATGGAATCGGTAGGACAACCGTTCAATCCTGAATTCCACCAAGCAATCATGCAAGTGGAGAGCGACGAATACGAAGAAGGTATCGTTGTTGAGGAAGTCCAAAAAGGCTACATGCTAAAAGATAAAGTGCTTCGTCCAGCTATGGTTAAAGTCAGCTCATAA
- a CDS encoding NUDIX domain-containing protein, with protein MNKKEISAGGVVYRTGEDGNLQIQLIVDRYGKTTLAKGKMEDGETIEQTALREILEETGMVGRIVEPVDIIAYTYQHAEFGPVDKEVHYYLVEAESGDLQPQIEEIKGVDWYAPEEAWSRQQQSGYDNNDDILRVALNKLGINV; from the coding sequence ATGAACAAAAAAGAAATTTCAGCAGGCGGAGTTGTCTATAGAACAGGGGAAGATGGAAATCTTCAAATTCAGCTTATCGTAGATCGTTATGGTAAAACGACTCTCGCCAAAGGCAAAATGGAAGATGGAGAGACAATTGAACAGACGGCACTGCGTGAGATTCTGGAAGAGACGGGTATGGTCGGTCGTATTGTGGAGCCAGTCGATATCATCGCCTATACGTACCAACATGCAGAGTTTGGCCCAGTAGATAAGGAAGTCCATTACTATCTTGTTGAAGCCGAAAGTGGTGATCTACAGCCTCAGATTGAAGAGATCAAGGGTGTGGATTGGTATGCTCCGGAAGAAGCATGGTCCAGACAGCAGCAGAGCGGATATGATAATAACGATGATATCTTGCGTGTAGCCCTGAACAAGTTAGGCATTAACGTATAA
- a CDS encoding site-2 protease family protein: MDFWNSFFRYPIDQLPFFLLTILIAFTVHEFSHAYFANKFGDPTAKLLGRVTLNPVVHFDLFGVLLLIIAGFGWARPVPVNRANFDKPRLMGIIVSAAGPLSNLLLAIIGTIIYASLVGSGALGGIDNERLLTAITTFFAIFNLTNFFLFLFNLIPLPPLDGYRILEDALPPSISRKLQGVEQWSIFIFLLILVIPPLQNVTIQPLYEFAQTMYVDLAKVIIELYR, from the coding sequence ATGGACTTTTGGAATTCGTTCTTTCGTTATCCGATCGATCAGCTTCCGTTTTTCCTGCTGACCATTCTGATCGCATTTACGGTGCATGAATTCTCGCATGCATATTTTGCAAACAAATTCGGTGATCCGACAGCCAAGCTGTTGGGTCGGGTTACACTGAATCCGGTTGTTCACTTTGATTTGTTTGGTGTGCTCCTGCTCATTATTGCCGGTTTTGGTTGGGCACGTCCGGTTCCGGTTAATCGGGCTAACTTTGACAAGCCTAGATTGATGGGCATCATCGTATCCGCAGCAGGGCCTCTAAGCAATCTGTTACTCGCGATCATCGGTACAATCATCTATGCTTCACTGGTTGGTTCAGGAGCACTCGGCGGGATTGATAATGAGCGGCTGCTGACAGCAATTACGACGTTCTTCGCTATCTTTAACTTAACAAACTTTTTCCTGTTCCTGTTTAACTTGATTCCGTTGCCCCCGTTGGATGGTTATCGGATTCTAGAAGATGCACTGCCACCTTCAATCAGCCGCAAGCTGCAAGGTGTGGAGCAATGGTCCATTTTTATCTTCCTATTAATTCTAGTTATACCTCCTTTGCAAAATGTGACGATTCAACCTTTGTATGAGTTCGCGCAAACGATGTATGTAGATCTGGCAAAGGTGATTATTGAATTATATCGCTAA
- a CDS encoding class I SAM-dependent rRNA methyltransferase has protein sequence MPSVTLERSRKKRLEHAHPWIFNNEIASVDGNPEPGDLVNVLNHQGRYLATGYYNPASQITVRVVSYQPLESEQMDTAFFAARFRDCLRHRERFIQDGEAYRLVYGEADFLPGLIVDRFGSILVVQLLTLGMDRCREAIVQALIEVMQPEGIYERSDVSIRELEGLEQTKGPLYGECPRHVTVTENGLLIKVDIVEGQKTGYFFDQRENRAAIEPLMKGWGYKSGITLQQTEQDGTEQLLPVNKSGKVVTFPYWDGATVLECFSHTGSFTLNACKYGAKKVTCLDISEHAIESARTNVELNGFTDRVEFVVADAFQYLREQVKGLDERTARARAGEQKVDTSKALAAGGKTFDVVILDPPAFAKTKSAVKGACRGYKDINLQGMKLVNEGGYLVTASCSYHMRPDLFLDTIADAAEDAGKVLRLIDWKAAGKDHPQILGVDEGHYLKFAIFEVRSKKN, from the coding sequence TTGCCATCAGTTACACTCGAACGCAGTCGCAAAAAGCGGCTTGAACATGCGCATCCATGGATATTTAACAATGAAATTGCCTCTGTTGACGGAAACCCGGAACCGGGAGATCTGGTCAATGTATTGAATCATCAAGGTCGCTATTTGGCGACAGGTTATTATAATCCTGCATCTCAGATCACTGTAAGGGTTGTATCGTATCAACCGCTGGAGTCCGAACAGATGGACACGGCGTTCTTTGCAGCTCGTTTCCGCGATTGCTTGCGTCATCGGGAACGCTTTATCCAGGATGGAGAGGCGTACCGTCTTGTATACGGAGAAGCTGATTTTCTGCCAGGATTGATCGTTGACCGGTTCGGCAGCATTCTCGTTGTACAGTTGCTTACACTCGGCATGGATCGTTGCCGTGAAGCCATTGTACAAGCACTCATTGAAGTGATGCAGCCGGAAGGCATCTATGAGCGCAGTGATGTCTCGATTCGTGAACTGGAAGGTTTGGAGCAGACCAAAGGCCCGCTGTACGGGGAGTGCCCGCGGCATGTCACCGTTACAGAGAATGGACTTCTCATTAAAGTGGATATCGTGGAAGGCCAGAAGACAGGTTACTTCTTCGACCAACGTGAGAATCGTGCAGCGATCGAACCCCTCATGAAGGGTTGGGGCTATAAGAGTGGAATTACACTTCAACAGACCGAGCAGGATGGTACAGAGCAGCTCTTGCCTGTGAATAAAAGTGGTAAGGTGGTTACATTCCCTTATTGGGACGGTGCCACCGTACTGGAGTGCTTCTCTCACACGGGTAGCTTCACGTTGAATGCTTGCAAATATGGAGCCAAAAAAGTGACTTGTCTTGATATTTCAGAGCATGCCATTGAGAGTGCACGAACGAATGTGGAGCTGAACGGATTCACCGACCGGGTCGAATTCGTAGTTGCCGATGCATTCCAGTACTTGCGTGAGCAAGTGAAAGGACTGGATGAACGTACTGCACGTGCGCGTGCTGGTGAACAAAAAGTAGATACATCCAAAGCGCTTGCAGCTGGCGGTAAAACCTTTGATGTGGTCATCCTTGATCCTCCTGCGTTTGCCAAAACGAAATCAGCAGTTAAAGGTGCGTGCCGTGGATATAAGGATATCAACCTGCAAGGAATGAAACTGGTTAATGAGGGCGGATATTTGGTAACAGCTAGCTGTTCATATCACATGCGTCCAGACCTCTTCCTGGATACGATTGCGGATGCAGCGGAAGATGCAGGCAAAGTGCTGCGTCTAATCGACTGGAAAGCAGCTGGTAAGGATCATCCGCAAATTTTGGGCGTGGATGAGGGACATTACCTGAAATTTGCTATTTTCGAAGTGCGTAGTAAAAAGAATTAG
- the dnaJ gene encoding molecular chaperone DnaJ, translating to MAEKRDYYEVLGVSKTANDDEIKKAYRKLARQYHPDVNKAADAEAKFKEVKEAYDVVSDGQKRAQYDQYGHVDPNQGGFGGGGDFGGGGFGDIFDMFFGGGGGGRRDPNAPQRGNDLQYTMTIEFKEAVFGKETDITIPRTEGCDTCHGSGAKPGTKPETCSVCQGSGQQEVVQNTPFGRMVNRRACSNCSGSGQIIKEKCTTCSGSGKVRKQRKIHVRIPAGVDDGAQLRMTGEGEGGLRGGPAGDLYIVIRVKSHDFFEREGDDIYCEIPLTFAQAALGDEVEIPTLTEKVKLKVPAGTQTGTYFRLKGKGVPRLRGMGQGDQHVKVVVVTPSKLNDEQKDLLRQIAALDGEQTHEHEQSFFDRVKRAFRGD from the coding sequence GTGGCTGAAAAGCGTGATTATTATGAGGTGCTTGGCGTTAGTAAAACGGCTAACGACGATGAGATTAAAAAGGCTTACCGTAAGCTTGCCCGTCAGTATCACCCTGACGTAAACAAGGCTGCTGATGCGGAAGCTAAATTTAAAGAAGTTAAAGAAGCTTACGATGTAGTGAGTGACGGTCAGAAGCGTGCCCAGTATGATCAATATGGTCATGTCGATCCGAATCAAGGTGGATTCGGTGGTGGCGGTGATTTTGGCGGCGGCGGATTTGGCGACATCTTCGACATGTTCTTTGGCGGCGGTGGCGGTGGACGACGTGATCCAAATGCTCCGCAACGGGGGAATGATCTGCAGTACACGATGACGATTGAGTTCAAGGAAGCGGTATTCGGCAAAGAAACCGATATTACGATTCCGCGTACCGAAGGCTGCGATACGTGTCATGGCTCAGGTGCCAAACCTGGAACGAAACCGGAAACCTGCTCGGTCTGCCAAGGTAGCGGTCAGCAGGAAGTCGTGCAAAATACACCGTTCGGTCGTATGGTTAATCGTCGTGCATGTTCGAACTGTAGCGGTTCGGGCCAAATTATCAAAGAAAAATGTACAACGTGCAGTGGCAGCGGTAAAGTCCGCAAGCAACGCAAAATCCATGTTCGCATTCCAGCGGGTGTAGATGATGGCGCGCAACTGCGTATGACAGGTGAAGGCGAGGGAGGCCTGCGTGGCGGACCAGCGGGAGATCTGTATATTGTCATTCGCGTGAAATCACATGATTTCTTCGAGCGTGAAGGTGACGATATTTATTGCGAAATCCCACTTACCTTTGCTCAGGCAGCTCTGGGAGATGAAGTTGAGATCCCGACATTGACTGAGAAAGTGAAGTTGAAAGTACCAGCTGGTACACAAACGGGAACGTATTTCCGACTCAAAGGCAAAGGCGTACCACGCCTGCGCGGTATGGGGCAAGGGGATCAGCATGTGAAAGTGGTTGTGGTTACACCTAGTAAGCTGAATGACGAGCAGAAGGATCTGCTTCGCCAAATTGCTGCGCTGGATGGAGAGCAAACACATGAGCATGAACAATCCTTCTTTGACAGAGTAAAACGCGCCTTCCGCGGCGACTGA